The DNA segment TGGTCAATGGTTCAAACTCCACCTCCataaaatacaaaatgaaaaaaataaaaaataaagagtttttttctttttccaagaAAAGATTTTACGTAGAGAAAAAGAAAACCCTCACTTATTTCTCTCTCTTTAATTATTAAGTTCATGACAGCAAAGATTCTTGTTGCTTGAAGAATAGGTACTACATTGCATATACATAACATAATTTGTTTAAAATGGATAAGGGGAATCTGAGTGAGAAACAAGAGTTAGTGCAACCATGAATAAGCTAGACTGTTTTTTGGTTTCCatatgtaatttaattaaactcttattattaattaatattcTTGGTATAGctttttaccttttgttttgtGTATAAAAGGGCACACTTCCTATATTTTGCATACCCCAGCCTAAAACTAACCCCTTCATTCTTTGTGTGTAGAAAGAAGAGAAGGAGAGAAATGGCAGACCAAATGTTTTGTGGGGCATTTGGCCCATTCCTCAACAAGGTGAAGCCTTACTTGGCTATGGTTTCCTTGCAGTTTGGTTACGCAGGGATGTATATTGTTACAATGATGTGCTTCAAAAGGGGAATGAGTCACTGGATTCTTGTTGTCTATCGCCATGCATTTGCCACCCTTGCTGTTGCACCCTTTGCCATTGTTCTTGAAAGGTAAAATCTCTCTCCTATTCTCTTTTCCATGTAGTTCCTTAATTACTTGGTAGAACCCTCTCTTATTCAGTCACCAAGAAATCGGACGATTTTCCCCCCTTTCATTTCCTCTGGAAGTGCATATATGATCACTTCATATGACCTTGTTTGATCCTAGTTCTCATTTATATTCAACCATATTCAGTGTTGAAGTGTGTAACCATCTTTTTTAAAAGTTTAAGTTCTAGGTATGCAGGATTTTTGTCCCTTTTTTGCCATGGTATCATGTTGAAAATTttgataatttaatttaaaatcttAAGTTGTTTGAGGGTGGTACACTAATGTTTATCTAATTATATCCTAATTTGAGAACTTATCAAAAAATTTGACGTTTTCCATCTTGCTGAATAATCTGAATCGCACAATAGAATATAAGTTGCCTACAAGTATCTTAcagaatatttttctttttgctttcttttcttttgcaggAAAATAAGGCCAAAGATGACACTCAGGGTCTTTATTAAAATATTGGCTCTTGGTTTTCTAGAGTATGTGATTCTTTTACACACTTTTATATTCTACTCAATTTACATGTGAACAAATTACTATAAATATATACTCCAAACTGTTTGTTCTCTCATAAAATTTAGTTGTCTATTCAGTCATCCAAACGTATGAGATTCTGATGtctcttttttcttatttatctTTTACTTCATTTaatagttttctttttctgttttagCCTTCATACATCATGTATCAAAACTGAATACAGAAACATTATAAGTTGCCCGGCGTTTTCCTACAAGGTTACTCTTGCATGAAAGGGATTATATACGACAGTTAAATGTCAGAtgttcactatttttatttttgtcaacTATTAGGAGTCGTTTGGTACCAGGGATAATGTGGGATTAAATTTATACCGCGTTTGGCTGGCGGGTATAAATTTACACGGTATAAATTTAATCTCAGACTTAATCCAGAATATTTCATCTTATCTCACATTATCCCATCAAATTCGGGATTATTTTATCCCACCTCCCATATGGTATAAATTTCGTAAgcgtaccaaacgaccccttagagcATTTGGAAGGCgactaaaaaaaataatgaaaatccaactttaaaatataatttaGCAGCTCTATATTGAGCTCCTACTCAATTATCTATATATATTTTTACCTGAATTCTTTCTAACAAATGCAAGATTTAACAATCTATGACTTTGGGAATTGAGATATTTTCCATGTGCCAAAAGATTCTCAATTTTCCATGTGCCGAAAGATTCTCAAACCCTCCTTTATTTACTTTGAAATACGCTTTAAGAGTAATATTAACGAATGTTTAGTTAAATGATACTACTACATATAGTAGCaaaacttttatagcttcatatCAACCGAAACCCTAACCTATGTTCCTACCCGACTTAAAAAACTTCTTCTTCTCTATTCCTGCTGGGTTTTCTACTTTATAAACTAATTCTTTTTTATTACCTTCATTCACCCACCTGTATTGGCTAGAGCCCATATTGTCTTACATGCTTTATGCCAAGAGAAAAGATGCATTTAACCAATTAATTAATGATCACATCCAACTGAataaattaaatacacacttgcAAAGTACCTTTCTAAAAATCTGTTGTTTTTATGGTCTTTAGAGAGGTACGtcttttattaaaattttaatatgtttggatgatagtgtttccacaGTTTTCATTCATCTTCTGAGGTTAGCTTTAATTAGTTGAAGGAAAACAATAAGCAACTTCCTATATTAGAAATATCACTAATCATATTATTCTTTGACGTTAAACCTGACAAATAAATCCAATGAAGAACGTCAAAAAATCCTCATTCCAAATTAGAAAGCAAATTCATTTGTTCTATCTGTTTAATTTATTTGAAAAGTTTAAGCTACTAGATATacaaaaatgttttaaaataagtgagtgcAGGGTTATAGATTCTATTTGAGAAATCGACACATTGATCAAGAATAAGGCatctatattagtactatcaaagTATCGGAGCATACAATGATTCCAAAGAGATATCATTTCACGGAATAAATTTTAAGAAGTTTAGATTTATTTGTTTTACAATTAAATCGAAAGATTTTTAATCCTTATATATGTTTGATGATATATAACTGTTGTTCTAAACGAAAGCTTTTAAATATATGGAATTTCAGGCCAGTTATTGATCAGAACTTGTACTATGTGGGACTGAAGAGCACAACTGCAACCTATGCATCTGCCTTTGTCAATCTTCTCCCTGCCGTCACCTTTATTCTTGCAGTTATTTTCAGGTACTCATTATTTTCCTTTTATCGTaatttaatttgtaaaaatagtaCTATTACTCCATTAAAATCAAGAAAGTACCAAAAAAGAGCAAATAAAATGACATGGTGGATTTTGACACCTTTCTTTATCCCATAAAAGATACAGTACTAGTTCATTACACAAGTAATAAATTATAAAAGTATGATCTCACCTAAACAAAGTTGCTGACTTGCTTCCCACTTGGAAAGCAATGATCTCAAAAAAGTTAGTGGTTGCTCCTGTAATATTGACATATAAGTTAAACTCCTAATTATTACTCCGTAGTTGTTATTGTGCTAGCTTTTATTAGTGGCTGAGATATAATTTTCaccaaaaaaattaaataaataaattttaaaaaaaaaaacagctAAAAAGTAATTCATCATCTAATAGTCCAATATATATATAGCTACTATAGAACAAAATACTGTCGAAAAAATGAAAAACCATATTATAGAAAAGAAATAGAAACTCATGAACATAATTTCTTCCTCTTTTAATTTAACATAATCTTTTCTGGTTCTTTATGACTAGAATTGAGAAAGTaaacctgaagaagaaatcaAGTATGGCAAAGGTGATAGGAACAGCAATAACAGTGGCGGGAGCAATGGTGATGACACTTTACAAAGGCCCAATGTTCAACCTGGTCCCACACTCTCGCGGCGGCAGCCACACTGCAGCCGCCGCGTCCACCCCCGAGAACTGGGTCGCCGGAACCATTGAGCTCATCTCTTGCATTGTTGGTTGGTCCGGTTTCTTTATTGTTCAAGTAAGTTAGTATTGTCTATTTTCAGAATTAGGAAAAATGAATATTTTACTCATTTAAATATTGATATAAATTATTACTACATTTATTTATATAATAATTGAGCAATTTTGCATATGTATACATAGTCGATGACATTGAAGGAGTACCCAGCAGAGCTATCTCTGGCAGCATGGGTATGTGTGATGGGCATAGTGGAAGGAGGAATTGTTGCTCTTATAATGGAACGTGATTGGAATGCATGGAAAATTGGCTTCGACGCTAGGCTCCTTGCTGCTGCTTATTCTGTAAGTTTTTCCTTATTTGCTAAATTATTGTGAAACGTACAATTCTCTTATTTACTAAATTCTTACCACCAAGAAGTATCATTATATAATTTTACTACTATTAGCGACTAATTAGAGCAAGCAATTTGTGTTTGGTCAGGGAATCGTTTGCTCGGGAATTGCATATTACGTGCAAAGTATAGTTAATAAAGTTAAAGGCCCAGTGTTCGTGACAGCCTTTAGCCCTTTGAGTATGGTCATCACTTCTGTTCTTGCTGCTATTATCTTGGCTGAGTCAGTCCACCTTGGAAGGTAATTAAAAACGAAGTTTTTAAATTTAAAGGACAAAAAAGAAGTGTTGTTGCTTTGTCAATTTAATTAATCTAATGATTTCCTGATTCATTTGACAAAAATTTCAGCTGCATTGGAGCAGTTATCATAGTCATGGGACTTTACTCTGTGGTGTGGGGAAAGAGTAAGGAGGGTAAAGGAAATGAGACAGGAAAAGACCAAGAATTACCAGTTGTGGACATCAAAGAAAGGTCAACCATAGTTGACGATATTAGTGATGATGTTACGACTGTGAAATCAAAGGTTCCAGCTGAGAAGAAGGCTTCAATCTTGCAAGAGCTGTAGCATCCAAAAATGAAGCTGTCTTTGCAATTTTAATTTTTGACTTGTTGCAATGTTTAAATTTCTAAGTGTTGCTTTGAAACAATGCACTAATGTTGCCGATTGTTCTTGATGAAAAAAATGTGTAACCTACTTTTTGTGTAAAAGTCAAGGAGTGGTCTCTCCATTTgggaatgaaaaatgaaaatgttCTAATTTACCCTTAAAATTAAATGGGTAGTAAAAGCTTCGCGTTCAGCTTTTTATTCTTGATTTTCATCACTTGtttctcttttaattttttcCTTTGACACATTTGCTTTCATCAATATCTTATAATATAAAACTCTAGACATTGAGGCCAGCAGAGATTATAATTCGACTGATAGTGCACGACATCTGCTTTACAGCAAGTTTGTCAACTAAGGTGGGAGCTTACATAAGGAAGTTGAATTACTATCCTATATAGACTGTGTTTACCAGAAATTCAATTGATGTAGGCTGAAGGAATTAGATGAACTTGAGGCAGATAGTTCTGGAGCTTGCATGCTCAGACTACTTCTATTTTCTTATGTAGTTATTTAGAGCTGTAAATATTCACAATTTTGAGATATAAAATCCGATaatttgataaaataaaataaaaactctaGACACATTCTTTCGGGTCAATTTAACCGGAAGAACAGACAAAATCTTTTATGTAGTCTCTCAAATATAAATCTGACAATATACTACATTGCCATAGTTGGAGTATGCATGTGTGTAAAGATCTAACATTCGTATTTGTTTAACCCTAAAAATAATTTTTACGGCCAAAGCAATAAATTTTGTATTTCAGACGTAACGatctgaccggtcattttgagtattttagtatCGTTTTCCCTATTTGATGTTTTATATGTGTGTATTTGTAGTTATGTGACTTGCGGGGGGTGGTTGCCTTTGTTTCGGGAAGTTTTAGATTGACTTGGAACgcttagtctcaaggttggatgcttaagttgtaagagtttatcggagtttgacttttgtgtagacgaccCCGAAATAGTATTTTGGTGGCTCCAATatgtttgtatggtgattttggacttaggcgtatatCTACATTTGGATTTGGAGTTCCGTAGGTTGATTTGGTTGTacttggcgaaagttagaaagttgaaggttCGAAAAGTTCACAAGTTTGACCGGGAATCAACTTTAATGATATAGGTTCGTATTGTGGTTATGGGAGTGATAGGTCTGTTGTATCAATTGGGAGTTGTGGAGTTGGTTGAACGCGATTTTTGAAGGGCTTTTCATCATAATTGAAGGGGTACGTGCATTTGACTTGATATTATTGTTACAGATATTGATTACCATTTACCTATAGATTATTACACCTAATTTATGTGAATTAAAGGTAAAGGGGATTTTTTTTCCATGGTTTAGGTGTAAGGccccataaataaataaaaaatcctaATGATTTAAGATTTTAAAGTGCGACTTCGGGGTTAATAcgccgtttcttcaagcataagtGGTATCACAGtagcaaatgagctccaaattcAGTTTTCATTGAAGCATTATATTCTTATTGAAATTttggagccatagcaaaaagaatcgtcgaattcggACATCGTATGAGAAAGTTATGCCAGTTTTCGTGTCTTTCCCATCGCTAGTGTCCGGGGTAACGTGGGGCGCTAGCCATGCCGCTGGAAATTTTTGAAATTCTGGAACCACTGCCACAGGCAGCCCTACGCCACCTGTGGTGCTACAATATTAAGTTATATACGGGGTTCATTTTTTCCCAGTTCATTTGGACGAACCTTGGGATTCTTCTTCACTCTCTCGGGACCTCCAACTCCCTTCATCTTCAAGGTGAGTAATCCCTACTAATTGGTGTTTCAATCCATCAATTCCACCCTAAAACTAACTCAATCCTCCataaaatccttagattttcaagaaatttcttcaagaactcaaaaggagggttttgcaagatatcttccaaaaggtaatcctacacccttaggcTTACATGCATGAATTTATTTTGGGAATATGAGTATAAATTAAGTATTGGGaatcatgggatggtgattggaagccatagttTCCCAATTTAAATACCTAACCATTGTAGAGATTGAAAGGCATTATTTGATgaaattttgttggttgggtgtggatggatggtcatgcatgtgatgttggaagttataaaatATTTAAGAATGATGGCGAGAGGGGATAAATTGTTGGTAAATGatgatagttggatgaactaatTCTATGGCTATGAGATGTAGAGGTTTATGCCTACTATATATTTGATAAAGTGTCTAAACGGCCTAAactatggaatttgttactaatgATGGTTCCATTAGATGTTGATattatagattgaagttgcttagTGTAGTAGATCGTTGTAGTATTATTAAAGGACGAatttcaggtatgtatggctaaaccccCCTCTTCTTAGAATCGAACCCCTGGTATTCGGGTAATTGGTGTAAGTCCCTAAATTGATCAAACAAGAATTGACTGCTATAATGTGTTGTGTTGAAAGATTCGTGTTCAATAATTTCTCTAGATTGTTTACCATGGCATCATGCTATTTGAGAATGTGTTTAAAATGTGGAATATGTGTCGAGAAAGGTCAAGAATTGAATAAAGATTGCTATACTATTGTATGAAAAGCCTCCATGTGATTAGGATTTTCCAAGCTTTTCTCTTATGTGTGCAATGCCTTATATGATAGGCTTTATTGATGTTGATGATAATGTTATTTGAATGTATAAAAAGGAAAACTTGGATTGTAAGATACGGCCAAGAGCCAAGAACGACGTAATAAATGAGGGCACTCGTGCCATGTATTGAAAGATGGGAAGGAAATGTGAATTGTGATGAACGGTTGACAGGATGATGTCTCAAGTGAGATAGCCTAGccaatcgggccgtgatcggacaccatgccgcacacatggtagTAACTGTGCTGGAAATTGTGGATATGGTTGATGTCTCTGATGagatgacctagccgatcgggttgaGGTCGTACTTTGTGTAGAAacacggtggtattgtgaattaTGGCACATGGCACTACGCTTATCAACCTAATAAAGATGAAAATTGAATCGAGAACTATGTGATCTTACTTGatattttttgtatttgtttGAAGCTCTTATTGTACATCATgactgctttctctttgtttcATTGTTGATTCTATTAAGATAGATgtttagctttacatactagtattatttgacagtactaacgtcccttttgtcggggcgctacatctttaaatggatgtaggtggttccatagcagacagTGTTGATCGCAGCTAGTGGCACACCCTCTTTCCAGTTGACTTGATGTGCCCCACATCATTTCGGGGTCATATATCTTTTGTATCTTTTGTTCACTTTCTTAttatattttgaggtatagctagggccttgttgccggcacttTTATAGCACTCTCTTTTGTATctacttagaggctccgtagacattatGTGGGTTGTATATGGGTGTTGGGAAGGTCAATGGATTATGTTGTGTTTTGGATTCTTGTTCCACTAAATCATAAGGTGTGTGTATTTTGAAACTTAACAATGATGTAGCTAATGAAATGGCTTCATAATGTACTTGTATGATCTTCTattatctaattaatgaaatcatgTCTTCTCTTGATCGtaagtgagttgggtagaaagtgtctaACAGGTTTGCTCAGtcgggttcactcggttgagcgtcggtcgtGCTCCCCAAGCTTGgagtgtgacaaacttggtactagagcctaaggttttaaagtatcctaggatgtctcagagcCGTGTCTGGTAGAGCCCTTCTTATCACTGTGTTGTCGACCATATCTACAATTAGGGGCtacttggacatttaggaataATACCCTTCATTGTTGGTCTATATCGTGCGATAGAACTGAATGCGAGGTTGTTCTCCTCTAACTCGTGCATTGTTCTAACTTTTagtaaatggcacctaagaagaaagcaagaattGGTCAAGAAGCCAATACCACCCTAGGAGTGGCTGTTGATTCTCTACTTGATGGTGTATCCTCCCCCGACTATTACACTGCCTGATTCTTCTATACCAGAACAGACTACACCAGCTCCTACATCTACTGAGGGTGCAATGATCCCTCTCACCAATATTCATGTTCCACCTCCAGCCCCAACTTTCGGTTCTGGAATTTCAGATGGAGATCTTAGGGGAGCTATCCAGATGTTGACACAGTTAGTGGCTTCTCAGTCCCAAAGGTCGAATGTTGCACCCACATCTTCTAGCCAACAAGAGGATTCTACGAGTTCTAGGGTGAACTTTCTCTAGTTAGATTCTCCAGTGTTCACAGGTACTGATCCCGAGGTGGACCCtcaggatttcattgatgagaTGCATAAGACTCTCCGGGTTCTACGCGCTACCGAGACGGAGAGAGTGGAGTTGGCCTCCTATCGCTTGAAAGGGGTGGTATATTCATGGTTTGAGATGTGGGAGGATTCTCGTAATGAGGGGAGCCCTCTGAAGAGGTGGAGTGAGTTTGTGGATGCTTTCATGGACCATTTCTTGCCTACCGAGACTAAGGCAGCCCATGTCGCAGAGTTTGAGAACCTCAAACAGGGTAGTAGGAGTGTGTGGGAGTATCACATGGAGTTCGTGCACCTGTCAAAATATGCCATTCACATGATTCCCACCATGGAGGCCAGAGCTCGTCGATTCGTGCAGGGCCTTAGCCCTTTGGTTATTAATGAGGCTGCCACAGCTGCTCTAAATTCTGATATGAACTATAAAAAAATGGTGCCATTTGCTCGAGATACAAATACCTGCAAGTTGAAGAACATGATGGAAAGAGAGGGTAGCAGAAAGGACCGATCCACGGGCCATCCTGGAGATTCATTTAGTGGGGGAGGATCAATCTTTCAGGAGGATCATCAGAGCCATCTCAGTCCTATGCTCGGTCTTCATCTAGTTCCCCACCAGTAGTGGCTAGTCAGCAGCAGGCTAGTTGTTTCAGGCCCAATCAGGGTAGCAGGGGACCCCACCTGCAGGGCCGATCAGGAGGGAGATTCCAGCAGCAGCGGAGGCCCCCATGCCCCAAGTATGGGAGGATGCATTTAGGGATCTGCTACATGGACCTTCTAGTATGTTATGGGTGTGGGATAAGAGGTCATATTCAGATGGAGTGTCATGTATCCCGCCAGGGTGTGGGCAGGGGCACAGCACACCCATCCAGTTCTGCAGCTGCTACATCTCCAGCACCCCCTCCAGCTCGAGGCTCTCCAGTACTAGCAGGGCGTGGTGCAGCTAGGAGAGGTGCTTAGAGTACAGGAGGATCTAGCCATTTttatgctatgagtggtcgccagaGTGCAGAGCTTCTCCAAATGTTGTCACAGGTATATTGACTGTctaatctcatgatgtgtattcCCTTATTTATCCTGGTTCCACTTTGTCCAATATTACTCCTTATGTTGCTATGGAATTCGAGATAGAACCGGAACAGCTTCATGAGCCTTTCTCTGTATCTATTTCGGTTGGTGAATCTATTATGGCCACACAGGTCTATAGAGATTGTGTTGTCACGGTACGTGGTCACGATACCATGGACGATCTCATTGAATTGgggatggtcgattttgatgtaattatggggatggattggctttattcatgttttgccaAGCTCGACTGCCGAACTAGAACtatgaggcttgaatttcctaatgagccaTCTGTTGAATGGGAGGGGGATAATGTTGtgccaaaaggtaggtttattcttaccttaaggccgcgAAGATGATTAGCAAGGGGTGTATCTACCATTTGGTCCGGGTTACGGACACTGATGCTGAGGCACCTTCACTTGAGTCTGTGCTAGTGATCAATGAATTTTTGGATGTCTTTCCAAATGAGCTCCCTGGGATTCCACCagacagggagattgattttgggattgaCATGATGCCAGGTACACATCCCATATTTATTCCTCCTTATAGAATGGCACTGGTAGAATTGAAGGGGTTAAgggaacaattgaaggatttgttagaaaagggtttcatccgaccgagtgtgtcaccttggggcacaCCGTTTCTCTTTGTAAGAAAGAAATATGGGTCGTTacagatgtgtattgactactgGTAGCTCaataaagtcacaatcaagaataagtaccctctaccaaggatagatgatttgtttgatcaatagGTGCTAAGTACGTCTCCAAGATTAACTTACGAtccgggtatcaccaattgaagataagAGAGAAAGATATTTCAAAAGcagctttcaggacccggtaTGGCCACTTTGAGTTTCTGGTAATGTCTTTtaggctaacaaatgccccgacaACTTTCATGGATTTTATGAATAGAGTCTTCAAGACTTTTcttgactcctttgtgatagtttTCATTGACGACATTCTTGTATATTCACGAAGTCGAGAGGACCATGTCGGTCATCTCAAGGCAGTTCTGTAGACTCTTCATCAACATCAATTGTATgcgaagttctcgaaatgtgaattttggtttgaATCTGttacattcttgggtcatgtcatcTACAGAGAAGGAATAaaggttgatcctcaaaagattgcggcggtgaagaattggcctagacctacaactCTAATAGAGATTCGCAATTGCTTGGGCTTAGCTGGGTATTACAGgaagtttgtggaggggttctctactcttgcctctccgtTGACTAAATTGACGCAAAAATCAGTCAAATTCCAATGGTctgatgcttgtgaaaggagcttCTAGGagttgaaatcaagattgactatTGCGATGGTGTTGACCCTACCAGAAGGTACAGATGGGTTCGTGGTATATTATGATGCTTCAAGgatcgggcttgggtgtgtgttgatgcaacatgGAAAGGtcatagcttatgcttctagacaactcaagaatcatgaaaagaactatccaacacaTGATTTAGAGCTTGCGGCGGTGGTttttgcattgaagatttggcattgtcacacctcttttttccaccccgcgaggggtgaaggagtttttttcaattaaaggacaatcgaaacgggatttgtttatttatttcagagtcgccactggggagatttatggtgtcccaagtcaccggttgaatcccgaatcgaggaaagaatgactctgtattacagtccgcgaaccagaaatccggataaggaattctgttaacccgggagaaggtgttaggcattcccgagttccgtggttctagcacggtcgctcaactgtcatattcggcttgtttatctgattttttttatacaattatgagcttatgTGCAGATTTAACTTTgacccgcttttatcattattgttattattattattttatacaagaattgcaacatcgtgaaaacgcatctcgaatcacatcacaaccagtgtacacgtgatttgttgacgcattttgactccgccaagattgggatttgggttacataaatgcacacccatgtttaagaaaatacccttattaaatacgcgcctaaagactacgcGTTGTTATACTTTttggtaggaccgtgaaatttactaaacgatccatcccagaatctaagtatttttttaaaaaaaataaaaataaataagattggaggacccgGCAAATTGttttttgtattgtttatattattttttttagcgaaatcctctcttattttatgaatatcttaaaatgactatattttttttatttttttattattattttttgtctataaatataaaatcaatctttacatacttaaaaataacatattaaatactagtttaaaacaaatattagtgGAAagaaatattactaaaattgtaattataaatacaatatggaattgtcaaataattttttaaaagaaactaattatcccataaccggattaaaatcatattgttagatgacttgagctattgaaattaattatttacatccactgaaaattagaaacaatcttgattactaatgcgtattcttaaaatttaattaatttaaccttaactaaccttgttttaatccaaatcatgtcctaatacttgattcgcaaaattaaattaaattcatgttttaactaaatttaactACATGATTTCAATTAACTTAAtgttggcgatactaaaacccttataaatagtgaacttagtcaattttgccgaaactgatttaataaagtcattttttcgttattttattcttattctaattattagacagtttaatcagtaatgaacatgcttaaatatatactacctaataatcaggttaaagcaaagcattatttaatacatcgctacaatatgcctaattatgcaaAACGACGgagatttacagaataataatacatgaaataacctaaatacaattaataaaaaaagaaaaatctaaattaaaattttaaaatttcattcttcatttcagcttagaaaatgccaaaattacagttgtgtacctgatattgtcaatataagaagaagaaagtcagccacgtagtacgtaacacagcaacaacaataataaccagcaatccagtcaacagaaatccagtgacagatttgaaaatcaaaataaaatccagaaacaccgacaacaaa comes from the Nicotiana sylvestris chromosome 4, ASM39365v2, whole genome shotgun sequence genome and includes:
- the LOC104218545 gene encoding WAT1-related protein At4g08300-like — encoded protein: MADQMFCGAFGPFLNKVKPYLAMVSLQFGYAGMYIVTMMCFKRGMSHWILVVYRHAFATLAVAPFAIVLERKIRPKMTLRVFIKILALGFLEPVIDQNLYYVGLKSTTATYASAFVNLLPAVTFILAVIFRIEKVNLKKKSSMAKVIGTAITVAGAMVMTLYKGPMFNLVPHSRGGSHTAAAASTPENWVAGTIELISCIVGWSGFFIVQSMTLKEYPAELSLAAWVCVMGIVEGGIVALIMERDWNAWKIGFDARLLAAAYSGIVCSGIAYYVQSIVNKVKGPVFVTAFSPLSMVITSVLAAIILAESVHLGSCIGAVIIVMGLYSVVWGKSKEGKGNETGKDQELPVVDIKERSTIVDDISDDVTTVKSKVPAEKKASILQEL
- the LOC138889779 gene encoding uncharacterized protein, whose protein sequence is MVYPPPTITLPDSSIPEQTTPAPTSTEGAMIPLTNIHVPPPAPTFGSGISDGDLRGAIQMLTQLVASQSQRSNVAPTSSSQQEDSTSTDPEVDPQDFIDEMHKTLRVLRATETERVELASYRLKGVVYSWFEMWEDSRNEGSPLKRWSEFVDAFMDHFLPTETKAAHVAEFENLKQGSRSVWEYHMEFVHLSKYAIHMIPTMEARARRFVQGLSPLVINEAATAALNSDMNYKKMVPFARDTNTCKLKNMMEREGGSSEPSQSYARSSSSSPPVVASQQQASCFRPNQGSRGPHLQGRSGGRFQQQRRPPCPKYGRMHLGICYMDLLVCYGCGIRGHIQMECHVSRQGVGRGTAHPSSSAAATSPAPPPARGSPVLAGRGAARRGA